A genomic window from Chrysoperla carnea chromosome 3, inChrCarn1.1, whole genome shotgun sequence includes:
- the LOC123294705 gene encoding uncharacterized protein LOC123294705: MAISRLSLIKFLELAITIVCVILHYKSFSAGGDTEVLMLITGTFCGYFIILIGDSAGHLSSSPGRKLDAFYSLLGAALFIASGAFAIKYSDSFFNSKETKNYAMAKGILAIINGALFLVDSLFTWRGEH; the protein is encoded by the exons ATGGCAATCAGCAgattatctttaattaaatttttagaatta gctATCACAATAGTATGTGTTATACTACATTACAAAAGTTTCTCTGCCGGAGGTGATACAGAAGTTCTCATGTTAATAACTGGAACATTCTGTGGATACTTTATCATATTAATTGGTGATAGTGCTG gtCATCTTTCATCATCACCTGGACGTAAATTGGATGCTTTCTACAGTTTACTTGGTGCTGCATTATTCATTGCCAGTGGAGCTTTCGCCATCAAATACTCCGATTCATTCTTCAACAGCAAAGAAACTAAAAACTACGCAATGGCAAAAGGTATTCTTGCCATTATCAACGGAGCTTTATTCCTAGTTGATTCATTGTTCACATGGCGTGgtgaacattaa